One Ancylobacter novellus DSM 506 genomic window, AGCCGATGCAGTAGAACCTCGACCGCGTTGGATTCGAGCTCGTCGTCAAAGCTGTAGAGCGCGCGCTCGATGCATTCCCGCGTGAGGACGCGACCAGACCGCCGCATGAAGAGTTCGAGGAGCCCCAGTTCACGGCGCGAAAGCGGGAGCGGCGCGTGGGAGACGGTGACGCTGCGGTCCGCCGTGTTCAGCGCGACGTTCCCGACGATGATATTGGCGCCGAGCGCCTGGTTCGGACGGCGCAGCAGAGCCCGTAGCCGCGCCACCAGTTCGTCCATATGGAAGGGCTTGAGCACGTAGTCGTCGCCGCCCTGCTCAAGTCCGCGCACCCGGTCCGCCAGATTGTCGCGGGCGGTGAGGATCAGGACGGGAATGGCCAGGCCCCTGGCGCGCTGCCGCCTGAGTAGGTCGAGGCCATCGCCATCGGGCAGCCGCAGGTCGAGCACGGCGATGTCATAGCCCTCAGTGTTCAGCGCGGCCTCGGCGTCGGCCACGGTCCGGGCGCGATCGACGGCGAAGCCGGCGGCCCTCAGTCCGGCGTCGAGTAGGCCGGCGAGTTCGCGTTCATCTTCCACCAGCAGGAGACGCATTGCTTCGATCTCATCACTTCACGGCCATCACGTGTGGAGGGGTATTCAGATGCTGTGGTCATAAGTAAAAACCGTCCATCCAAAGCTATCGTACGGGAGTGGTGAGGGTGGATCCTTGGCCGATACAATCCACCTCGCCACACAATGTCATGTTTTGCTCTAGGGAAGCGAATGTCATTGATCCTTCTCAAACATTTGAACGACATCTGACGTCAAAAGATATGATTTTTATTGCCTTTCTTGTCCGTACATTATGATCGGGAAGAAGTTGTCGGGTATATTATGCAGGATGCCGGTAAATTTCGTTGGCGTGCATACGAGCGGGGCGCCGCTTTCCCGGCGCTGCGGCCTGTCGGCCGATGTGTTCGTCCAGTTTACTGGTTGGAAAGCTGATCCGCCGCCGTGCCGGCGCCCTCGGGGGGGGGCGGCGGCGCGAGCGCCGCTCTAACGCGCGAGGGGGAGCGCCTCGAAAATATCCGCCGCGTCGATGGGGCGGTGGAAATAGAAGCCCTGGAACAGCGTCGCGCCGAGCTCCTTCAGCCGGACGAGCTGGGCCTCCTCTTCGACGCCCTCGATCACCAGTTCCAGCCCCAGAGAATGGGCGATGGAAACGGCCGCGCGGATCTGCGCCTCGTCGATCGGGTCGTGTAGCAGGTCGCGGGTGACGGTCCAGTCGATCTTGATGCCGTCGACGGGGAGTTGCTTCAGCGCCTCGAAGGAATTGTAGCCATTGCCGAAATCGTCGAGCGAGACATGCATGCCGAGCTCGCGCATCTCAGCAAGGAAGGCGGAGACCTGCGGGGCGTCGTAGATCTCGTCGGTCTCGGTGATCTCGATGCGCAGCGCCTGCTCGACGCCTGGATTGGTGCGCACGAGGTCGAGCAGCCGGCTCTGGAAGGCGATGTTGGCGAGCGTGTGCACGCCGAGATTCATCGACACATACTGGTCGCTGCCGGTGGCGATGAGCTGCATCGCATAGCCCACGCACTGGCGGCAGACCCAGCTGTCGATGCGGCCCATCAGCCCGAGCCGGCGCGCCGCCGGCAGGAACTGGGCCGGGCTGCAATAGGCGCCGTCCTCGTTGCGCAGGCGGATCAGCGCCTCGTAGCCGAGGATGCGGTGCTTCTCGTCGACAATCGCCTGCAGATGCAGCGTGAAGCGGTTCAGCTCGAGGCCGAGCCGGATGCGCTCGGCCCAGCCGAGCCGTTGCTGCGTCGTGCTCACCTTGGGATCGCCGAGGTCGTAGATCTGCACGCGGTCGCGTCCCGCCTCCTTCGCCACCCGGCAGGCGGTGTCGGCGGCGGCGAGCAGGCTGGCGGCGCTGTGCCGGTCCGGCTGGGCGAGGCTCAGCCCGACGCTGACCGTCAGCGAGAAGCGATGTCCGCCGATCCGGAAGACATGGCTGTGGGTAGCGGCATGAAGCCGGTTGGCGATGCCCATCACTTCGCCCTCGTCGAGCTCGGTGAGCACCATGGCGAATTCGTCGGCGCCGATCCGCGCCAGCATGTCGTCGCCGCGCAGATGGCCGCGCAGGAAACGGCCGACCTCGCGCAGCAGGTCGTCGGCGGCGGCATGGCCGACGGCGTCGTTGATGCCCTTGAAATGGTCGACGTCGATGACGCCGACCCAGAGATTCCCCGTCTCGCCGTCGCGCAGCAGCTGGTCGAGCCGCTCCTCCAACGCGAAGCGGTTGGGCAGACCGGTCAGCATGTCGTTGCGCGCCTGCTGGGCGATCAGGCGGGCGAAGTCCGCCAGCGCCTCGGTGTGCTGGCGCAGCTGCTCCCGCATGGCGATCAGCTCGGCCTCGCGCTTCTTCTGCGTGGTGAGGTCGGTCCAGATGCCGACCGTGCCGCCATTGGGCAGGCGGCGATGGCTGGCCAGGATCCAGCCGCCGTCGCGTAGCGCGATCTCGACCGGCTGCTGCGCCGAGCGGGCGAGCCGCTCGCGGATCGCGCCGTCGCCGGGGCCGAGGGCGAAGAAGCCTTTCGCCTCCGCTCCGTCGAGCACCTCCGGCAGGCGTTGACCCGCCTCCAGGGCGACGTCGGCGCCGGCGAATATCCGCCGCATGCCGCTGTTGACGAGTTCGATCCGGTCCTCGGCATCGAGCAGGATGAGGCCGGCGGGAATCCCGTCTATGGCGTCGTCCAGCCGGGTCTCGGCGGCCTTCAGCCCGGAGACGTCGCTCCAGGTCGACACGGTCCAGCCGTCCGGCGTGCGCCGCTCGCGTGCCTGAACCCAGCCGCCATTCTCCAGCGGGATCAGGAAGGGCTCGCCATCGGCCTCGGCATGGCGCTGAAGCCGTTGGGCGACATATTTCTCGGGATCGGGCGCCCAGCGCCATTCGCCGCTGGGAACGGAGGCGAGCGCGTAGAAGGTGAGGCCCTGGAGGTCGCCGAGGGCCTCGAGAAAGGGAAAGAGCTCGAGGAAGCGGCGGTTGTGAAAGATGAGGCGGTCCTGGTCGTCGAACACCGCGAAGCCGTCGCGCATGATGTCGAGCAGCCCGGCGAAGTTGCGGTCGCCAAGTCGCGCTCCGGTCCGCCCTGCCGATTTGGGGCAGGGGCCGGACATGTTCGACCGTCCAGCATTCACCATTCCGAATGGTCCATTCCATCCGGCTTCCGCTTCCGCGCCCGCACGGGCGGTCACAGGATCGCGTTTCGCCCCTAATCCGCCTTCCAGGGAATGCGGACATTACGGCAATAGAATACTATTTCGGGGCCCGTGCAACCAAGCGAAGGGGACATTTCCGGTTGCCGGCCGGGGTTTGTCCTGAAAAGGTAAACCAACGATGCGGAGGTGATCATGGCTGCTGGTTCGACCGGGCTCGGGATGACGGGCCGCTGGGTCGCGGCTATCGGGATCGTGGCGCTGGTGGGTGCGGCGATCGGCCTGTGGGCGCGCCACGGTGCCGCCGTTTTCTTCGACATGGTAGCGGCCGGAATTGCCTATTGTTTCTGACCGCGAACGGGCGCGCCGCCGGGGTGCGCCACGCTCTCGCGGTCGTCAAAGCGCATCGCGGTCGCCATGTCCAATCGCCGTATCCTCCTCCTGCTGGCCGCCTTCGTCGTCGGCGCCGTCGCCATCGTCGGCGGTGCGCTGGCGCTGCTGCCGCAGGCCCCCACCACGGTTTCCGGCCAGGTCGCCATCGGCGGTCCCTTCGAGCTCGTCGACCAGGACGGGCAGAAGGTCACCCAGGAGAGTTTCGTCGGCGAGCCGACGCTCGTCTTCTTCGGCTTCACCCATTGTCCGGATATCTGCCCGACCACGCTGTTCGAGATGTCCCAGCTCTTCGAGGCGCTGGGGCCGGATGCGCGCAAGGTCACCGGGCTGTTTGTCACCGTCGATCCTGAGCGCGACACGCCGGAGTCGATGAAGTCTTATCTCGGCAGCTTCCACCCCAGCATCCAGGGTCTGACCGGCACGCCGGAGCAGGTCGCCGCCGTCATCAAGGCCTACCGCGCCTACGCGAAGAAGGTGCCGACGCAGGATGGCGACTACACGATGGACCACACGGCGATCGTCTATCTGATGGGCAAGGACGGCGCCTTCATCGCCCCGTTCAACCTCAAGCGGCCGCCCGCCGACGCCGCCGCCGAGCTGCGCCGCTACCTCTGAGGGGCAGCCGGATGATGTGCGGGCGACGGTGCGAGGTGCGCGCCAGCCCGTGATCGGTCTTCTCCCAGCGATAGGGCGCGATCACCAGGTGGAACAGCGCCCGCCAGGCCGCAGCCGACATCATCAGCCAGTAGACCGGCACGAGCGGCAGCACCCGCCATAGGCCGGGCACGCGCCGTCGCCGCATGCCGAGGGCGATGGCGGTCATGGCGCTGGCATAGCCGAGCACGAGCACGCAGAGGCTGATCCAGTCGAGGACGAGCGCGCCGGGCGACAGATCGCTCGCGGGCTGTGTCCACAGATCCAGCAGCACGCCGAGGATGAGGAACGGATTGATCAGCGCGGCGGCGACCCCGCTGCCGAGCAGGAAGACCAGCGCCAGCGCTCCGGTCAGTCCGGCTCCCCGCGCCAGCCGGCGCGGGCGGCGGGCATGGACCAGCAGCGTCTGCATCCACCCCTTGTACCAGCGGGTGCGCTGGCGCATCCACGCGCCGAAGCGGCGGGGCGCCTCCTCGTCGGTGGTCGAGGCGATGACTGCGGTCTGCCAGCCCGACGCCGCGAGGCGCACGCCGAGGTCGGCATCCTCGGTCACGTTGTACGGGTCCCAGGCGCCGACGCCCTCCAGCGCGTCGCGCCGGAAATGGTTCGACGTGCCACCGAGCGGCAAGGGCAGGCGGCAGGTGGCGAGCATCGGCAGGACGACGTCGAAATAGCCGGCATACTCGGCCGCGAACTGGCGCGTGATCCAGCCATCGGCGAGATTGTCGATGGCGAGGCGCGCCTGGACGCAGCCGAGCCTCTCGCTGCCGGGTGCGGCGAAGACGGTGCAGACCTCGCGTAATTGCAGAGGGTCCGGGATGTCTTCCGCGTCATAGACGCCGACATAGGTGCCGCGGGCGAAGGGGAGGGCGACATTCATCGCCTTGGGCTTGGTGCGCGGGCCGAGAGCGGGCGCGACGATCACCTCGAAGCCCGGCCAGTCGGCACGGATCGCCAGCGCCGTAGCGGTCTCCGCGTCGTCGGGCTCGACCACCAGCAGGATCTGCAGCTTCTCGCGTGGATAGTCGAGCGCATCGAGCGCGTCTACGAGCTGAGGAACCACCCGCGCCTCACGGTAGAGCGGCACGACGAGGGTGTACGGCGGCAGCGCGGCGTCGCGGCGCATGGGCGGCGATGCAGACTGCGGCGGCAGGCTGCAGGCGGCGAACTTCAACAGCGCGCCGCCGAACAGCAGAAAGCTGAGCAGAGGCACCGACAGCCAGATGCCGAGCGCGGACATCTGCCCGAGCGGTGTGAACAGTGCCACCATCGCCATCACCAGAACGGCGAAGACGTAGCGGGATTCCCGCAACGTCCCCGCGCTGAGTTCCGGATGGCGGCGCTTCAGCTCGTTGGCCGCACGCCAGCCGAGCTGCCCGGCGAAACTCCGCTGCACATAGGCGGCGAGCCGCTCCGGCGTGGTCAGCCGCAGCTGGCCGCGCAGCTCGGGGCGCCGGGCGAGGGTGCCGGCGAGCTGCCGCAGCCGCAGCCCACGCGTCGCGAGGACGACGCGCCCGTCGGCGTAGCGCATCAGGCCCGATTTCAGCAGCGCGGCGATGCTGTCCGTGTTCAGGCGCAACGGCGCCACCGCGTCCAGCGGCTCGAACGGCACGCCGAGCGCGTGCGCCGCGCCTCTCGCGAGTTCGTCGGCCGAGGCATGGCCGGCCGCGAGCAGCACCTCGTCCACGCCGACACCCAGCCGGCGCGCGCGGCGCAGCGCATAGAACCTGTCGGCGGTGGAAAGCCGGTCGGGAGCACCCGCCGCCTCGACCGGCAGGTCGAGGCTCGGCGCAGCCGTTCCCCATTCCGGCTCCGTCCCGCCCGCCTGTGGCGTCATGCGGCGGCCCCCTCGCCTAGCCAGCACCAAGACGGTAGAACAGCGCTGCGCGGCGGATGCCGAACCAAGCGCGAGGCCAGTGTGCGGTATTTTGTTCCGGTAGTTAAGTCCCTGGCGGCAAAATGGCTGGCCGCCGGCCTGCTCGCCGCGGCGCTTTCATCCGCCGTCGCCGGCGCGGCGTCGGCGCAGGCGGCCACCCAGCCCGATGCCGCGTCCGCCAAGGCCCTGCCGACGGTGGCGGTGCCGGGCTTCTGGGACCCCAAGCGTCGGCCGGAGCGGCCCGACGTCACCCGTCTGCCGACGCAGATACGCTTCGTGACGACGGACGACTATCCCCCGTTCAGCTTCCGCGGCGAGGACGGCCGGCCGATCGGCTTCAACGTCGACGTTGCCCGCGCCATCTGCACCGAACTCGCCATCCGCTGCACGCTGGAAGTGATGCCCTTCGACGCTCTGGTCGAGGCGCTGGAGACGGGCAAGGCGGATGCTGCCATCGCCGGCCTCGCCATCACTCCGGCGAGCCGGGAGAAGCTCGATTTCACCGACCGCTATTTCCGCTCGCCGGCGCGCTTCGTCGCCCGGCGTGGCGATGCGGCGACCCAGGTCACGCCGTACGTGCTCGCCTCCAAGTCGGTCGGCGTGGTGGCCGACACCTCGCACGAGGCCTATCTGCGCGACTTCTTCGGCGAGATCGCCATTAAGCCCTACGCCGATTCCGAGACGGTGCGCGCCGCGCTGCAGAAGGGCGACGTCGACCTCATCTTCGGCGACGGCGTGCAGCTGGGGCTCTGGCTCAACGGCACCGCCTCCAACAATTGCTGCGCCTTCGTCGGCGGCCCCTTCACCGAGAGCCTCTATTTCGGCGAAGGCATGGGCATCGCGGTGAAGCGCGGCAACGAGGCGCTGCGCCAGTCGCTCAACTACGCGCTGGGCCAGCTCTGGGAGGAGGGGGTCTATACCGACCTCTATCTGCGCTGGTTCCCGATCAGCGTTTATTGACCCGCGTTTATTGACGCGGCCGGCCGCACTACCTAGACCATGCCGCAGCGCCTTGACGGCGCTTTTTCCGTTTTCGCATAGCCCAGTTTCTCGCGTAGCCCAGGAGGGCAGACCATGACGGCGACCGCTCAGGTCGAAGATGTTGCAGCCGAACTGCATGAGCTGGCGGAGAACGCCGGCGCGTGGCCGTTCGAGGAGGCCCGCAAGATCGTCGAGCGCCTGAAGCGGAAGCCGAAATCCGAAGTCCTGTTCGAGACCGGCTACGGCCCGTCGGGCCTGCCGCATATCGGCACCTTCGGCGAGGTGGCGCGCACCACCATGGTGCGCCACGCCTTCCGCGTGCTGACCGAGGACAAGATCCCGACGCGGCTGTTGTGCTTCTCCGACGACATGGACGGCATGCGCAAGATTCCGGAGAACGTGCCGGATCCCGTCGCGCTGCGCCCCTATCTGCAGATGCCGCTCACCGCGGTGCCGAACCCGTTCGGCGGCGGTTTTGCGTCGTTCGGCGACCACAACAACGCGATGCTGCGGCGCTTCCTCGACACGTTCGGCTTCGACTACGAGTTCGCCAGCGCCACCGACTACTACAAGTCCGGCAAGCTCGACGCGGTGCTGCTGAAGGCGGCCGAGAAGTACGACGCCATCATGGAAGTGATGCTGCCGACGCTGGGCGAGGAGAGGCAGGCGACCTATTCGCCCTTCCTGCCGATCTCGCCGACCTCGGGCCGCGTGCTTTATGTGCCGCTGAAGGAGGTGAACGCCAAGGCGGGCACTATCACCTTCACCGACGAGGATGGGGTGGACAAGACCGTGCCGGTCACCGGCGGGCAGGTGAAGCTGCAGTGGAAGCCGGATTTCGGCGCCCGCTGGGCGGCGCTCGACGTCGATTTCGAGATGTTCGGCAAGGACCACCAGACCAACGCGCCGATCTATGACGCGATCTGCGAGATCCTCGGCGGCACGGCGCCGGAGCACTACGTCTACGAGCTGTTCCTCGACGAGAACGGCCAGAAGATCTCGAAGTCGAAGGGCAACGGCCTGACCATCGACGAGTGGCTGACCTATGCCAGCCCGGAGAGCCTGGCGCTCTACATGTTCCAGTCGCCGCGCTCGGCCAAGAAGCTGCATTTCGACGTCATCCCGAAGGCGGTGGACGAGTATTTCAACTTCCTCGCCCGCTATCCCGTGCAAGATTGGAAGAACCGGCTCGGCAATCCGGTTTGGCACATCCACTCCGGCAACCCGCCGGTGGAGGAGCTGCCGCTGACCTTCGGGCTGATGCTGAAGCTCGCCTCGGCCTCCAATGCCGAGGACAAGTCGGTGCTGTGGCGCTTCATCCAGCGCTACGCGCCCGGCACCTCGCCGGCCACGCACCCGACCGTCGACAAGCTCGCCGACTATGCCGTGCGCTACTTCGTCGACCGGGTGAAGCCGCGCCGCACCTTCCGTCTGCCGGACGAGGTGGAGGCGAAGGCGCTCGCCGCGCTCGATGCCGCCCTGGCGCCGCTCGACGGTTCGGACCGCGACGCGATCCAGAACGCCGTGCTCGATGTCGGCCGCGCCGAGCCGCGCTACCAGGATATGAAGCGCAAGGGACCGGAAGGCGGGCCGGGCGTGTCGTTCCTCTGGTTCAGCGCGCTCTACGAGCTGCTGCTGGGCGAGAAGGAAGGGCCACGCTTCGGCTCCTTCGTCGCCGCCTACGGCATTCCGGAGACCCGCGCGCTCATCGCCCGTGCGCTGGCGGGCGAACTGGCGGCAGGCGCCGCGTAGGCGCAATCTGATACCGACCGCGCCGATTCGAAGAGGGATCGGCGCGGCGGGGACATCGTATGGCGAAGCGTGAAAAGGGCCGGATCGATCTGCGGGTGGACGACCCGCAGCAGTTGCTCGACATGCTCGACCCTTATCCGTTCCGCGAGCGTGGGCTCGACGGCGACGTTGACGAATATATCTGCGAGCATGCTGCCGAGACCGCGCCCGGCCACCGCCTCGCCATCGCCATCCATCTGCCCGCGGCGGTGACCGGCAGCGAGCGGGCTCTCGGCCTGCCGGGCATCATGCAGCGGCATTTCGAGCGGCAGGCGGAGCGGCGCAGCTCCGACCTGGCGCATCTTTTCGCACTCGGCCGCAAGATGCTGCTGATCGGCCTGATCGTGCTGGGCGTTTGCCTCGTCGTCGGCCAGTTCCTCGTCGGCCTGTTTCCCGGCTCCCGCCTCGCCGAGGTGGTGATGGAAGGCCTCGTCATCCTCGGATGGGTAGCGAACTGGCGGCCGATGGAGATCTTCCTGTTCGACTGGTGGCCGCTGGTGCGCGAGCGCCGGCTCTACCGGCGCCTCGCCCATGCGGATATTTCCGTCGTGGCCTACGAGGCGGCGCGGCCGTCCGCCTCGCACTGAAGCAGCAGGGCCGCGTCTCACCCCACTGAACGGTCGGCCAGCGCCTTCTCGCGCAGGGCGCTCAGCGTCATGGTCGGCGTGATCGCTTCCGGGTCGAGCTTCACATGCACCACCGCCGGCAGGCCGGCGGCGAGGGCGGCCTCGAGCGCGGGGGTGAACTCCGCATCCGTCTCCACCGTCACGCCGAAGCCGCCAAAGGCGCGGGCATAGGCGGCGAAGTCGGGATTCTTCAGCGCCGTGCCGTAGACGCGGGTGGGGAATTCGCGCTCCTGATGCATGCGGATGGTGCCGTACATGCCGTTGTCGATCACCACCGCGATCACCGGGATGCCGTACTGCACGGCGGTGGCGAACTCCTGCCCGGTCATGAGGAAATCGCCGTCACCGCAGACCGCGACCACGGTGCGCTCGGGGTGGGCGCGCTTGGCCGCCACCGCTGCCGGGAAGCCGTAGCCCATCGAGCCCGAGGTCGGCGCGAGCTGCGTGCCATAGGCGCGGAAGCGGTGGAAGCGGTGCACCCAGGTGGCGAAGTTGCCGGCGCCGTTGCAGATCGTCGTGTCGTCCGGCAGGGCGCGCAGATAGCGCACCAGCGTCGCCATCTGCACCGCGCCGGGGTTCGCGGGCGGCTCCTCGGTCCAGGCGAGATAGTCGTCGCGCACCGCCTCGCGCCAGTCGTCCCACGGCACGACATGCGGCGGCTGCACGCCCTCCAGCGCTGCGGCGAAGGCGGCATTGGAGGCGTTGATGGCGAGCGTCGGCTGGTAGACGCGGCCGAGCTCGTCAGCCTCCGCGTGCACATGCACGAAGGGCACGCCCGGATCGGGGATGGGAAAGAGGCTGTAGCCCTGCGAGGGAACCTCGCCGAGCCGCCCGCCGGCGACGATGACGAGGTCGGCCTCCTTCAGCCGGCCGACCAGCTTCGGGTTGATGCCGAGCCCGACGTCGCCGGCATAGCAGGGATGGTCGGCGGGAAAGAGCATCTGCCGCCGGAAGCTGACGGCGACCGGCAGGTCGCAGCGCTCGGCGAAGCGCACGAGGGCGGCGACCGCCTTCGGGTTCCAGCGCGTGCCGCCGACGATCATGATCGGCCGCTCGGCCTCCCAGAGCAGCTTCTGCAGCCGCATCATGTCGGTCAGTCCCGGCCAGGTCTCGGCGGGCTCCACCGGCGGCGCGTCCGGCACGTCGGCATATTCGCTCAGCACATCCTCGGGCAAGGCGATGACCACCGGGCCGGGCCGGCCCTGCATGGCGACGCGGAAGGCGCGGGCGATGATCTCCGGGATGCGCGCGGCCTCGTCGATCTCCACCGCCCATTTGGCCAGCGTGCCGAACACGGCACGGTAGTCGACCTCCTGGAACGCCTCGCGCCCGCGCATGGAGCGCGAGATCTGGCCGACGAACAGGATCATAGGCGTCGAATCCTGCTGGGCGATGTGCACGCCGGCGCTGGCATTGGTGGCGCCCGGCCCGCGAGTGACGAAGCAGATGCCCGGCCGCCCGGTGAGCTTGCCCGACGCCTCGGCCATCATCGCCGCGCCGCCCTCCTGCCGGCAGACGACGAAGTCGACCTCGGTGTCGGAGAGCGCGTCGAGCACGTCGAGATAGCTCTCGCCCGGCACGCCGAAGGCGCGCGTGACGCCGTTGGCGATCAGGGCGTCGACGAGGAGATGGGCGCCGGTGCGGGCGGAGGGGGAATGGGCAGCGTTCATGATGACAACTCGACGCGAGGAGAGGCGGGGCACTCTAGTGCCGTGGAGCGGACGGCGCGAGTGGACCTTTCGCCGATCTCACACGAAGCCGATCCAGCGGCCGGACACCAGAACAGCGAGCCAGAGCAGCGCCGAGGCCGCCGCCGATACCCGCACCCCGGCGCTGACCGTGGCGCC contains:
- a CDS encoding putative bifunctional diguanylate cyclase/phosphodiesterase — protein: MSGPCPKSAGRTGARLGDRNFAGLLDIMRDGFAVFDDQDRLIFHNRRFLELFPFLEALGDLQGLTFYALASVPSGEWRWAPDPEKYVAQRLQRHAEADGEPFLIPLENGGWVQARERRTPDGWTVSTWSDVSGLKAAETRLDDAIDGIPAGLILLDAEDRIELVNSGMRRIFAGADVALEAGQRLPEVLDGAEAKGFFALGPGDGAIRERLARSAQQPVEIALRDGGWILASHRRLPNGGTVGIWTDLTTQKKREAELIAMREQLRQHTEALADFARLIAQQARNDMLTGLPNRFALEERLDQLLRDGETGNLWVGVIDVDHFKGINDAVGHAAADDLLREVGRFLRGHLRGDDMLARIGADEFAMVLTELDEGEVMGIANRLHAATHSHVFRIGGHRFSLTVSVGLSLAQPDRHSAASLLAAADTACRVAKEAGRDRVQIYDLGDPKVSTTQQRLGWAERIRLGLELNRFTLHLQAIVDEKHRILGYEALIRLRNEDGAYCSPAQFLPAARRLGLMGRIDSWVCRQCVGYAMQLIATGSDQYVSMNLGVHTLANIAFQSRLLDLVRTNPGVEQALRIEITETDEIYDAPQVSAFLAEMRELGMHVSLDDFGNGYNSFEALKQLPVDGIKIDWTVTRDLLHDPIDEAQIRAAVSIAHSLGLELVIEGVEEEAQLVRLKELGATLFQGFYFHRPIDAADIFEALPLAR
- a CDS encoding transporter substrate-binding domain-containing protein, which produces MRYFVPVVKSLAAKWLAAGLLAAALSSAVAGAASAQAATQPDAASAKALPTVAVPGFWDPKRRPERPDVTRLPTQIRFVTTDDYPPFSFRGEDGRPIGFNVDVARAICTELAIRCTLEVMPFDALVEALETGKADAAIAGLAITPASREKLDFTDRYFRSPARFVARRGDAATQVTPYVLASKSVGVVADTSHEAYLRDFFGEIAIKPYADSETVRAALQKGDVDLIFGDGVQLGLWLNGTASNNCCAFVGGPFTESLYFGEGMGIAVKRGNEALRQSLNYALGQLWEEGVYTDLYLRWFPISVY
- a CDS encoding SCO family protein translates to MSNRRILLLLAAFVVGAVAIVGGALALLPQAPTTVSGQVAIGGPFELVDQDGQKVTQESFVGEPTLVFFGFTHCPDICPTTLFEMSQLFEALGPDARKVTGLFVTVDPERDTPESMKSYLGSFHPSIQGLTGTPEQVAAVIKAYRAYAKKVPTQDGDYTMDHTAIVYLMGKDGAFIAPFNLKRPPADAAAELRRYL
- a CDS encoding response regulator transcription factor; amino-acid sequence: MRLLLVEDERELAGLLDAGLRAAGFAVDRARTVADAEAALNTEGYDIAVLDLRLPDGDGLDLLRRQRARGLAIPVLILTARDNLADRVRGLEQGGDDYVLKPFHMDELVARLRALLRRPNQALGANIIVGNVALNTADRSVTVSHAPLPLSRRELGLLELFMRRSGRVLTRECIERALYSFDDELESNAVEVLLHRLRRKLTGAGASPEIHTLRGIGYLLEEAS
- a CDS encoding lysine--tRNA ligase, with protein sequence MTATAQVEDVAAELHELAENAGAWPFEEARKIVERLKRKPKSEVLFETGYGPSGLPHIGTFGEVARTTMVRHAFRVLTEDKIPTRLLCFSDDMDGMRKIPENVPDPVALRPYLQMPLTAVPNPFGGGFASFGDHNNAMLRRFLDTFGFDYEFASATDYYKSGKLDAVLLKAAEKYDAIMEVMLPTLGEERQATYSPFLPISPTSGRVLYVPLKEVNAKAGTITFTDEDGVDKTVPVTGGQVKLQWKPDFGARWAALDVDFEMFGKDHQTNAPIYDAICEILGGTAPEHYVYELFLDENGQKISKSKGNGLTIDEWLTYASPESLALYMFQSPRSAKKLHFDVIPKAVDEYFNFLARYPVQDWKNRLGNPVWHIHSGNPPVEELPLTFGLMLKLASASNAEDKSVLWRFIQRYAPGTSPATHPTVDKLADYAVRYFVDRVKPRRTFRLPDEVEAKALAALDAALAPLDGSDRDAIQNAVLDVGRAEPRYQDMKRKGPEGGPGVSFLWFSALYELLLGEKEGPRFGSFVAAYGIPETRALIARALAGELAAGAA
- a CDS encoding thiamine pyrophosphate-binding protein produces the protein MNAAHSPSARTGAHLLVDALIANGVTRAFGVPGESYLDVLDALSDTEVDFVVCRQEGGAAMMAEASGKLTGRPGICFVTRGPGATNASAGVHIAQQDSTPMILFVGQISRSMRGREAFQEVDYRAVFGTLAKWAVEIDEAARIPEIIARAFRVAMQGRPGPVVIALPEDVLSEYADVPDAPPVEPAETWPGLTDMMRLQKLLWEAERPIMIVGGTRWNPKAVAALVRFAERCDLPVAVSFRRQMLFPADHPCYAGDVGLGINPKLVGRLKEADLVIVAGGRLGEVPSQGYSLFPIPDPGVPFVHVHAEADELGRVYQPTLAINASNAAFAAALEGVQPPHVVPWDDWREAVRDDYLAWTEEPPANPGAVQMATLVRYLRALPDDTTICNGAGNFATWVHRFHRFRAYGTQLAPTSGSMGYGFPAAVAAKRAHPERTVVAVCGDGDFLMTGQEFATAVQYGIPVIAVVIDNGMYGTIRMHQEREFPTRVYGTALKNPDFAAYARAFGGFGVTVETDAEFTPALEAALAAGLPAVVHVKLDPEAITPTMTLSALREKALADRSVG
- a CDS encoding glycosyltransferase; this encodes MTPQAGGTEPEWGTAAPSLDLPVEAAGAPDRLSTADRFYALRRARRLGVGVDEVLLAAGHASADELARGAAHALGVPFEPLDAVAPLRLNTDSIAALLKSGLMRYADGRVVLATRGLRLRQLAGTLARRPELRGQLRLTTPERLAAYVQRSFAGQLGWRAANELKRRHPELSAGTLRESRYVFAVLVMAMVALFTPLGQMSALGIWLSVPLLSFLLFGGALLKFAACSLPPQSASPPMRRDAALPPYTLVVPLYREARVVPQLVDALDALDYPREKLQILLVVEPDDAETATALAIRADWPGFEVIVAPALGPRTKPKAMNVALPFARGTYVGVYDAEDIPDPLQLREVCTVFAAPGSERLGCVQARLAIDNLADGWITRQFAAEYAGYFDVVLPMLATCRLPLPLGGTSNHFRRDALEGVGAWDPYNVTEDADLGVRLAASGWQTAVIASTTDEEAPRRFGAWMRQRTRWYKGWMQTLLVHARRPRRLARGAGLTGALALVFLLGSGVAAALINPFLILGVLLDLWTQPASDLSPGALVLDWISLCVLVLGYASAMTAIALGMRRRRVPGLWRVLPLVPVYWLMMSAAAWRALFHLVIAPYRWEKTDHGLARTSHRRPHIIRLPLRGSGAARRRRRRAAA